From Lathamus discolor isolate bLatDis1 chromosome 15, bLatDis1.hap1, whole genome shotgun sequence, a single genomic window includes:
- the TSC1 gene encoding hamartin isoform X1, with protein MAQQGNVGELLSMLDSPILGVLEDITAAFKDNLICDRGPMLVNSLVDYYLETNSQQALHILSTLQEPHDKHLLDKINEYMGKAATRLPTLSLLGHVIRRQPSWKHKLSQAPLLLSLLKCLKTDTDVVVLTTGVLVLITMLPMIPQSGKQYLHDFFGIFGRLSAWCLQNPGHVAEIYLVHLHASVYALFHRLYGMYPCNFVSFLRSHYSMKENLETFEEVVKPMMEHVRIHPELVTGSKDHELDPRRWKRLETHDVVIECAKISLDPAEASYEDGYYSVSRKLCTSLKHHQTDPSASYYVDTQSSYGTSTPYSTPRLTLSQMPGQLPQILSSQSIRLSTEPQQVTIWSPSAVCGMTTPPTSPGVVPSDSSQSASQPYSKAFGTPAGGKGTPLGTPATSPPPPCTSDDFVHVSLPSAAATPPKKEDKPDSGRPLLYRQQNVINSDKSLDASGSKSSVTLSDLAEFLGGLSFEDSAEKDREEDAISKEISEITTDAEHMVPRGGFDSPFYRTNESLSGSQKKTHSVVSSVQGNSQTSEPLTSSLDKSGPESTRETPKQTFTPIDKPCGGSGESPAGNRAGTSGETSPYKVPAQRRGVFWSGQPPLYEHLFEVALPKTAYLFVGKKTEELLKKAKGTQDDDCMSSASPVEVLDRLIQQGADAHTKELNKLSLPSKSADWTHFGGSPPSDEIHTLRNQLLLLHNQLLYERFKRQQHALRNRRLLRKVIKATALEERNAAMKDQLKLQEKEIQALKLSLQKEQARYHQFQEEHENIVSQLHSQIRQLQHDREEFYNQSQELQTKLEDCRNMIADLRLELKKANNKVCHTELLLSQVSQKLSNSESVQQQMEFLNRQLLVLGEVNELYLEQLQHKHTDTTKEVEMLHAAFRKELEKAKLCVQQQSQRLDASQKRIAELESQLAKKDHLFLEQKKYLEDVKIQARGQLQAVESRYKAQKRITQAFELEILDLFGRLEKSSLLKKLEDDKTEAAEAAEERLDCGNEDSVVGYSEETIGRNGETKPPSTRGSSSSRGGSSGELSTPEKPQNQRFSSRWETSMLLEPSSTVPLTVGSLPSSKSFLGMKARELFRNKSESQCDEEGVTINRLSDALKTELCKDPSMETKAPPSPDNLSLSPKIQESSVGQLHIMDYNETHHDHS; from the exons ATGGCACAGCAAGGAAACGTTGGTGAGCTCCTCTCAATGCTGGATTCTCCAATTCTGGGTGTCCTGGAAGATATAACAGCTGCCTTCAAAGATAATCTCATTTGTG ACCGTGGACCTATGCTTGTGAACAGCCTGGTGGACTATTACTTGGAAACCAATTCTCAGCAGGCACTGCATATATTGTCCACACTGCAAGAGCCTCATGACAAG CATCTACTGGATAAAATTAATGAATATATGGGCAAAGCTGCTACCCGTTTACCCACTCTCTCTCTGCTGGGACACGTGATAAGACGACAACCATCTTGGAAACATAAACTTTCTCAAGCACCTCTCCTACTCTCATTACTTAAATGTCTCAAG ACTGACACAGATGTAGTAGTACTCACCACAGGTGTCCTAGTGCTAATAACCATGTTGCCAATGATTCCTCAATCTGGCAAACAGTACCTTCATGATTTCTTTGGTATCTTTGGGCGTCTCTCAGCCTGGTGCTTGCAGAATCCAG GTCATGTGGCAGAGATTTATCTTGTCCATCTTCATGCCAGTGTTTATGCTCTCTTCCATCGTCTTTATGGAATGTATCCTTGCAATTTTGTCTCCTTTCTGCGTTCTCACTACAGTATGAAGGAAAACTTGGAGACATTTGAAGAGGTAGTCAAG CCAATGATGGAACATGTGCGAATTCATCCAGAATTAGTGACTGGATCTAAGGACCATGAACTGGACCCACGAAG GTGGAAAAGACTAGAAACTCACGATGTTGTGATAGAATGTGCCAAAATCTCCCTGGACCCTGCAGAAGCCTCATATGAAGATGGCTATTACTCTGTGTCTCGGAAGCTCTGCACAAGTTTAAAACATCATCAAACTGACCCCAGTGCCAGCTATTATGTTGACACACAGAGCAGCTATG gGACTTCTACCCCATATTCTACTCCTCGGCTAACACTATCACAAATGCCAGGGCAGCTACCTCAGATCCTGAGCTCTCAGTCAATACGGCTGTCAACTGAGCCACAGCAG GTTACCATCTGGAGTCCTTCTGCAGTTTGTGGTATGACCACTCCACCAACTTCCCCTGGAGTTGTCCCATCAGATTCATCCCAATCTGCATCACAACCTTACAGCAAAGCATTTGGCACACCTG CAGGGGGGAAAGGAACACCTTTGGGAACGCCAGCCACATCTCCTCCTCCACCCTGCACTTCAGATGACTTTGTGCATGTTTCACTCCCTTCAGCTGCTGCCACGCCTCCTAAAAAG gaggACAAACCAGATTCTGGGAGGCCTTTACTGTACCGACAGCAAAATGTCATAAACAGCGATAAATCACTGG acgCATCTGGTAGTAAAAGTTCAGTAACCTTAAGTGATCTTGCAGAGTTTTTAGGTGGTTTGTCTTTTGAAGATAGTGCTGAAAAGGATAGAGAGGAAG ATGCAATATCTAAAGAGATCTCCGAGATCACAACTGATGCTGAGCACATGGTGCCTAGAGGAGGATTTGACTCTCCATTTTACCGCACAAATGAAAGTCTATCAGGCTCTCAGAAGAAGACCCATTCAGTAGTCTCTAGTGTTCAGGGAAACAGTCAGACCTCTGAGCCTTTGACGTCTTCTCTGGACAAGTCTGGGCCTGAGAGCACACGGgaaacacccaaacaaacatTTACTCCCATAGACAAGCCCTGTGGAGGCTCTGGTGAAAGCCCTGCTGGTAACAGGGCAGGAACCTCTGGGGAGACCAGCCCTTACAAAGTACCAGCACAAAGAAGAGGGGTGTTTTGGAGTGGGCAGCCTCCCCTGTATGAGCACCTTTTTGAGGTTGCATTACCAAAGACTGCCTACCTCTTTGTTGGCAAGAAGACTGAGGAGCTGCTAAAGAAAGCCAAGGGAACGCAGGATGATGACTGTATGTCCTCTGCTTCTCCTGTGGAAGTTCTGGACAGACTGATACAGCAAGGAGCAGATGCGCACACTAAGGAGCTGAACAA actGTCTCTGCCGAGCAAATCTGCTGACTGGACTCACTTTGGAG GTTCTCCCCCTTCAGATGAGATTCACACCCTGCGTAACCAATTGCTTCTGCTGCACAACCAGTTACTGTATGAACGCTTCAAAAGACAGCAACATGCCCTTCGGAACCGTCGGCTCCTGCGAAAAGTGATTAAAGCAACAGCTCTGGAGGAACGTAATGCTGCCATG AAAGATCAGCTGAAACTACAGGAGAAAGAAATCCAGGCGTTGAAACTGAGTCTGCAGAAAGAACAGGCAAGGTACCACCAGTTTCAGGAGGAACATGAAAATATAGTGTCTCAGCTTCACAGCCAGATCAGACAGCTGCAACATGACCGGGAGGAATTCTACAACCAGAGCCAGGAATTGCAG ACCAAGCTGGAAGACTGCCGAAATATGATTGCAGATCTGAGGTTAGAACTAAAGAAGGCTAACAACAAGGTGTGTCACACTGAACTGCTGCTTAGCCAAGTTTCTCAAAAG CTTTCCAACAGTGAATCAGTGCAACAGCAGATGGAGTTCTTGAACAGGCAACTTCTGGTTCTTGGAGAGGTCAATGAGTTGTacctggagcagctgcagcacaagcaCACAGACACTACAAAG GAGGTTGAAATGTTGCATGCTGCTTTTCGGAAAGAACTGGAGAAAGCAAAATTGTGTGTTCAACAGCAAAGCCAAAGGCTTGATGCTTCCCAGAAACGGATAGCTGAACTGGAATCTCAGCTTGCTAAAAAGGACCACCTCTTCCTGGAGCAAAAGAAATACCTGGAAGATGTTAAAATCCAAGCAAG aGGTCAGCTGCAAGCCGTAGAAAGTAGGTACAAGGCCCAAAAAAGAATCACTCAGGCATTTGAGCTGGAGATTTTGGATCTGTTTGGCCGTCTGGAGAAGAGCAGCCTACTGAAAAAACTTGAAGATGataaaacagaagcagctgaagcagcagaagaaag GCTGGATTGTGGTAATGAAGATAGTGTGGTAGGATACAGTGAAGAAACAATTGGTAGAAATGGAGAGACCAAACCTCCCAGCACTCGAGGTAGTAGTAGCAGCAGGGGTGGCAGCAGTGGTGAGCTCTCCACCCCAGAAAAACCCCAGAACCAGAGATTCAGCAGTCGCTGGGAGACATCCATGTTGCTGGAGCCCTCGTCTACTGTCCCACTGACTGTAGGTTCACTCCCCAGCTCCAAGAGCTTCCTTGGAATGAAGGCACGAGAATTATTTCGCAACAAGAGTGAGAGCCAGTGTGATGAGGAGGGT
- the TSC1 gene encoding hamartin isoform X2 — protein sequence MAQQGNVGELLSMLDSPILGVLEDITAAFKDNLICDRGPMLVNSLVDYYLETNSQQALHILSTLQEPHDKHLLDKINEYMGKAATRLPTLSLLGHVIRRQPSWKHKLSQAPLLLSLLKCLKTDTDVVVLTTGVLVLITMLPMIPQSGKQYLHDFFGIFGRLSAWCLQNPGHVAEIYLVHLHASVYALFHRLYGMYPCNFVSFLRSHYSMKENLETFEEVVKPMMEHVRIHPELVTGSKDHELDPRRWKRLETHDVVIECAKISLDPAEASYEDGYYSVSRKLCTSLKHHQTDPSASYYVDTQSSYGTSTPYSTPRLTLSQMPGQLPQILSSQSIRLSTEPQQVTIWSPSAVCGMTTPPTSPGVVPSDSSQSASQPYSKAFGTPAGGKGTPLGTPATSPPPPCTSDDFVHVSLPSAAATPPKKEDKPDSGRPLLYRQQNVINSDKSLDASGSKSSVTLSDLAEFLGGLSFEDSAEKDREEDAISKEISEITTDAEHMVPRGGFDSPFYRTNESLSGSQKKTHSVVSSVQGNSQTSEPLTSSLDKSGPESTRETPKQTFTPIDKPCGGSGESPAGNRAGTSGETSPYKVPAQRRGVFWSGQPPLYEHLFEVALPKTAYLFVGKKTEELLKKAKGTQDDDCMSSASPVEVLDRLIQQGADAHTKELNKLSLPSKSADWTHFGGSPPSDEIHTLRNQLLLLHNQLLYERFKRQQHALRNRRLLRKVIKATALEERNAAMKDQLKLQEKEIQALKLSLQKEQARYHQFQEEHENIVSQLHSQIRQLQHDREEFYNQSQELQTKLEDCRNMIADLRLELKKANNKVCHTELLLSQVSQKLSNSESVQQQMEFLNRQLLVLGEVNELYLEQLQHKHTDTTKVEMLHAAFRKELEKAKLCVQQQSQRLDASQKRIAELESQLAKKDHLFLEQKKYLEDVKIQARGQLQAVESRYKAQKRITQAFELEILDLFGRLEKSSLLKKLEDDKTEAAEAAEERLDCGNEDSVVGYSEETIGRNGETKPPSTRGSSSSRGGSSGELSTPEKPQNQRFSSRWETSMLLEPSSTVPLTVGSLPSSKSFLGMKARELFRNKSESQCDEEGVTINRLSDALKTELCKDPSMETKAPPSPDNLSLSPKIQESSVGQLHIMDYNETHHDHS from the exons ATGGCACAGCAAGGAAACGTTGGTGAGCTCCTCTCAATGCTGGATTCTCCAATTCTGGGTGTCCTGGAAGATATAACAGCTGCCTTCAAAGATAATCTCATTTGTG ACCGTGGACCTATGCTTGTGAACAGCCTGGTGGACTATTACTTGGAAACCAATTCTCAGCAGGCACTGCATATATTGTCCACACTGCAAGAGCCTCATGACAAG CATCTACTGGATAAAATTAATGAATATATGGGCAAAGCTGCTACCCGTTTACCCACTCTCTCTCTGCTGGGACACGTGATAAGACGACAACCATCTTGGAAACATAAACTTTCTCAAGCACCTCTCCTACTCTCATTACTTAAATGTCTCAAG ACTGACACAGATGTAGTAGTACTCACCACAGGTGTCCTAGTGCTAATAACCATGTTGCCAATGATTCCTCAATCTGGCAAACAGTACCTTCATGATTTCTTTGGTATCTTTGGGCGTCTCTCAGCCTGGTGCTTGCAGAATCCAG GTCATGTGGCAGAGATTTATCTTGTCCATCTTCATGCCAGTGTTTATGCTCTCTTCCATCGTCTTTATGGAATGTATCCTTGCAATTTTGTCTCCTTTCTGCGTTCTCACTACAGTATGAAGGAAAACTTGGAGACATTTGAAGAGGTAGTCAAG CCAATGATGGAACATGTGCGAATTCATCCAGAATTAGTGACTGGATCTAAGGACCATGAACTGGACCCACGAAG GTGGAAAAGACTAGAAACTCACGATGTTGTGATAGAATGTGCCAAAATCTCCCTGGACCCTGCAGAAGCCTCATATGAAGATGGCTATTACTCTGTGTCTCGGAAGCTCTGCACAAGTTTAAAACATCATCAAACTGACCCCAGTGCCAGCTATTATGTTGACACACAGAGCAGCTATG gGACTTCTACCCCATATTCTACTCCTCGGCTAACACTATCACAAATGCCAGGGCAGCTACCTCAGATCCTGAGCTCTCAGTCAATACGGCTGTCAACTGAGCCACAGCAG GTTACCATCTGGAGTCCTTCTGCAGTTTGTGGTATGACCACTCCACCAACTTCCCCTGGAGTTGTCCCATCAGATTCATCCCAATCTGCATCACAACCTTACAGCAAAGCATTTGGCACACCTG CAGGGGGGAAAGGAACACCTTTGGGAACGCCAGCCACATCTCCTCCTCCACCCTGCACTTCAGATGACTTTGTGCATGTTTCACTCCCTTCAGCTGCTGCCACGCCTCCTAAAAAG gaggACAAACCAGATTCTGGGAGGCCTTTACTGTACCGACAGCAAAATGTCATAAACAGCGATAAATCACTGG acgCATCTGGTAGTAAAAGTTCAGTAACCTTAAGTGATCTTGCAGAGTTTTTAGGTGGTTTGTCTTTTGAAGATAGTGCTGAAAAGGATAGAGAGGAAG ATGCAATATCTAAAGAGATCTCCGAGATCACAACTGATGCTGAGCACATGGTGCCTAGAGGAGGATTTGACTCTCCATTTTACCGCACAAATGAAAGTCTATCAGGCTCTCAGAAGAAGACCCATTCAGTAGTCTCTAGTGTTCAGGGAAACAGTCAGACCTCTGAGCCTTTGACGTCTTCTCTGGACAAGTCTGGGCCTGAGAGCACACGGgaaacacccaaacaaacatTTACTCCCATAGACAAGCCCTGTGGAGGCTCTGGTGAAAGCCCTGCTGGTAACAGGGCAGGAACCTCTGGGGAGACCAGCCCTTACAAAGTACCAGCACAAAGAAGAGGGGTGTTTTGGAGTGGGCAGCCTCCCCTGTATGAGCACCTTTTTGAGGTTGCATTACCAAAGACTGCCTACCTCTTTGTTGGCAAGAAGACTGAGGAGCTGCTAAAGAAAGCCAAGGGAACGCAGGATGATGACTGTATGTCCTCTGCTTCTCCTGTGGAAGTTCTGGACAGACTGATACAGCAAGGAGCAGATGCGCACACTAAGGAGCTGAACAA actGTCTCTGCCGAGCAAATCTGCTGACTGGACTCACTTTGGAG GTTCTCCCCCTTCAGATGAGATTCACACCCTGCGTAACCAATTGCTTCTGCTGCACAACCAGTTACTGTATGAACGCTTCAAAAGACAGCAACATGCCCTTCGGAACCGTCGGCTCCTGCGAAAAGTGATTAAAGCAACAGCTCTGGAGGAACGTAATGCTGCCATG AAAGATCAGCTGAAACTACAGGAGAAAGAAATCCAGGCGTTGAAACTGAGTCTGCAGAAAGAACAGGCAAGGTACCACCAGTTTCAGGAGGAACATGAAAATATAGTGTCTCAGCTTCACAGCCAGATCAGACAGCTGCAACATGACCGGGAGGAATTCTACAACCAGAGCCAGGAATTGCAG ACCAAGCTGGAAGACTGCCGAAATATGATTGCAGATCTGAGGTTAGAACTAAAGAAGGCTAACAACAAGGTGTGTCACACTGAACTGCTGCTTAGCCAAGTTTCTCAAAAG CTTTCCAACAGTGAATCAGTGCAACAGCAGATGGAGTTCTTGAACAGGCAACTTCTGGTTCTTGGAGAGGTCAATGAGTTGTacctggagcagctgcagcacaagcaCACAGACACTACAAAG GTTGAAATGTTGCATGCTGCTTTTCGGAAAGAACTGGAGAAAGCAAAATTGTGTGTTCAACAGCAAAGCCAAAGGCTTGATGCTTCCCAGAAACGGATAGCTGAACTGGAATCTCAGCTTGCTAAAAAGGACCACCTCTTCCTGGAGCAAAAGAAATACCTGGAAGATGTTAAAATCCAAGCAAG aGGTCAGCTGCAAGCCGTAGAAAGTAGGTACAAGGCCCAAAAAAGAATCACTCAGGCATTTGAGCTGGAGATTTTGGATCTGTTTGGCCGTCTGGAGAAGAGCAGCCTACTGAAAAAACTTGAAGATGataaaacagaagcagctgaagcagcagaagaaag GCTGGATTGTGGTAATGAAGATAGTGTGGTAGGATACAGTGAAGAAACAATTGGTAGAAATGGAGAGACCAAACCTCCCAGCACTCGAGGTAGTAGTAGCAGCAGGGGTGGCAGCAGTGGTGAGCTCTCCACCCCAGAAAAACCCCAGAACCAGAGATTCAGCAGTCGCTGGGAGACATCCATGTTGCTGGAGCCCTCGTCTACTGTCCCACTGACTGTAGGTTCACTCCCCAGCTCCAAGAGCTTCCTTGGAATGAAGGCACGAGAATTATTTCGCAACAAGAGTGAGAGCCAGTGTGATGAGGAGGGT
- the TSC1 gene encoding hamartin isoform X3, which produces MAQQGNVGELLSMLDSPILGVLEDITAAFKDNLICDRGPMLVNSLVDYYLETNSQQALHILSTLQEPHDKHLLDKINEYMGKAATRLPTLSLLGHVIRRQPSWKHKLSQAPLLLSLLKCLKTDTDVVVLTTGVLVLITMLPMIPQSGKQYLHDFFGIFGRLSAWCLQNPGHVAEIYLVHLHASVYALFHRLYGMYPCNFVSFLRSHYSMKENLETFEEVVKPMMEHVRIHPELVTGSKDHELDPRRWKRLETHDVVIECAKISLDPAEASYEDGYYSVSRKLCTSLKHHQTDPSASYYVDTQSSYGTSTPYSTPRLTLSQMPGQLPQILSSQSIRLSTEPQQVTIWSPSAVCGMTTPPTSPGVVPSDSSQSASQPYSKAFGTPGGKGTPLGTPATSPPPPCTSDDFVHVSLPSAAATPPKKEDKPDSGRPLLYRQQNVINSDKSLDASGSKSSVTLSDLAEFLGGLSFEDSAEKDREEDAISKEISEITTDAEHMVPRGGFDSPFYRTNESLSGSQKKTHSVVSSVQGNSQTSEPLTSSLDKSGPESTRETPKQTFTPIDKPCGGSGESPAGNRAGTSGETSPYKVPAQRRGVFWSGQPPLYEHLFEVALPKTAYLFVGKKTEELLKKAKGTQDDDCMSSASPVEVLDRLIQQGADAHTKELNKLSLPSKSADWTHFGGSPPSDEIHTLRNQLLLLHNQLLYERFKRQQHALRNRRLLRKVIKATALEERNAAMKDQLKLQEKEIQALKLSLQKEQARYHQFQEEHENIVSQLHSQIRQLQHDREEFYNQSQELQTKLEDCRNMIADLRLELKKANNKVCHTELLLSQVSQKLSNSESVQQQMEFLNRQLLVLGEVNELYLEQLQHKHTDTTKEVEMLHAAFRKELEKAKLCVQQQSQRLDASQKRIAELESQLAKKDHLFLEQKKYLEDVKIQARGQLQAVESRYKAQKRITQAFELEILDLFGRLEKSSLLKKLEDDKTEAAEAAEERLDCGNEDSVVGYSEETIGRNGETKPPSTRGSSSSRGGSSGELSTPEKPQNQRFSSRWETSMLLEPSSTVPLTVGSLPSSKSFLGMKARELFRNKSESQCDEEGVTINRLSDALKTELCKDPSMETKAPPSPDNLSLSPKIQESSVGQLHIMDYNETHHDHS; this is translated from the exons ATGGCACAGCAAGGAAACGTTGGTGAGCTCCTCTCAATGCTGGATTCTCCAATTCTGGGTGTCCTGGAAGATATAACAGCTGCCTTCAAAGATAATCTCATTTGTG ACCGTGGACCTATGCTTGTGAACAGCCTGGTGGACTATTACTTGGAAACCAATTCTCAGCAGGCACTGCATATATTGTCCACACTGCAAGAGCCTCATGACAAG CATCTACTGGATAAAATTAATGAATATATGGGCAAAGCTGCTACCCGTTTACCCACTCTCTCTCTGCTGGGACACGTGATAAGACGACAACCATCTTGGAAACATAAACTTTCTCAAGCACCTCTCCTACTCTCATTACTTAAATGTCTCAAG ACTGACACAGATGTAGTAGTACTCACCACAGGTGTCCTAGTGCTAATAACCATGTTGCCAATGATTCCTCAATCTGGCAAACAGTACCTTCATGATTTCTTTGGTATCTTTGGGCGTCTCTCAGCCTGGTGCTTGCAGAATCCAG GTCATGTGGCAGAGATTTATCTTGTCCATCTTCATGCCAGTGTTTATGCTCTCTTCCATCGTCTTTATGGAATGTATCCTTGCAATTTTGTCTCCTTTCTGCGTTCTCACTACAGTATGAAGGAAAACTTGGAGACATTTGAAGAGGTAGTCAAG CCAATGATGGAACATGTGCGAATTCATCCAGAATTAGTGACTGGATCTAAGGACCATGAACTGGACCCACGAAG GTGGAAAAGACTAGAAACTCACGATGTTGTGATAGAATGTGCCAAAATCTCCCTGGACCCTGCAGAAGCCTCATATGAAGATGGCTATTACTCTGTGTCTCGGAAGCTCTGCACAAGTTTAAAACATCATCAAACTGACCCCAGTGCCAGCTATTATGTTGACACACAGAGCAGCTATG gGACTTCTACCCCATATTCTACTCCTCGGCTAACACTATCACAAATGCCAGGGCAGCTACCTCAGATCCTGAGCTCTCAGTCAATACGGCTGTCAACTGAGCCACAGCAG GTTACCATCTGGAGTCCTTCTGCAGTTTGTGGTATGACCACTCCACCAACTTCCCCTGGAGTTGTCCCATCAGATTCATCCCAATCTGCATCACAACCTTACAGCAAAGCATTTGGCACACCTG GGGGGAAAGGAACACCTTTGGGAACGCCAGCCACATCTCCTCCTCCACCCTGCACTTCAGATGACTTTGTGCATGTTTCACTCCCTTCAGCTGCTGCCACGCCTCCTAAAAAG gaggACAAACCAGATTCTGGGAGGCCTTTACTGTACCGACAGCAAAATGTCATAAACAGCGATAAATCACTGG acgCATCTGGTAGTAAAAGTTCAGTAACCTTAAGTGATCTTGCAGAGTTTTTAGGTGGTTTGTCTTTTGAAGATAGTGCTGAAAAGGATAGAGAGGAAG ATGCAATATCTAAAGAGATCTCCGAGATCACAACTGATGCTGAGCACATGGTGCCTAGAGGAGGATTTGACTCTCCATTTTACCGCACAAATGAAAGTCTATCAGGCTCTCAGAAGAAGACCCATTCAGTAGTCTCTAGTGTTCAGGGAAACAGTCAGACCTCTGAGCCTTTGACGTCTTCTCTGGACAAGTCTGGGCCTGAGAGCACACGGgaaacacccaaacaaacatTTACTCCCATAGACAAGCCCTGTGGAGGCTCTGGTGAAAGCCCTGCTGGTAACAGGGCAGGAACCTCTGGGGAGACCAGCCCTTACAAAGTACCAGCACAAAGAAGAGGGGTGTTTTGGAGTGGGCAGCCTCCCCTGTATGAGCACCTTTTTGAGGTTGCATTACCAAAGACTGCCTACCTCTTTGTTGGCAAGAAGACTGAGGAGCTGCTAAAGAAAGCCAAGGGAACGCAGGATGATGACTGTATGTCCTCTGCTTCTCCTGTGGAAGTTCTGGACAGACTGATACAGCAAGGAGCAGATGCGCACACTAAGGAGCTGAACAA actGTCTCTGCCGAGCAAATCTGCTGACTGGACTCACTTTGGAG GTTCTCCCCCTTCAGATGAGATTCACACCCTGCGTAACCAATTGCTTCTGCTGCACAACCAGTTACTGTATGAACGCTTCAAAAGACAGCAACATGCCCTTCGGAACCGTCGGCTCCTGCGAAAAGTGATTAAAGCAACAGCTCTGGAGGAACGTAATGCTGCCATG AAAGATCAGCTGAAACTACAGGAGAAAGAAATCCAGGCGTTGAAACTGAGTCTGCAGAAAGAACAGGCAAGGTACCACCAGTTTCAGGAGGAACATGAAAATATAGTGTCTCAGCTTCACAGCCAGATCAGACAGCTGCAACATGACCGGGAGGAATTCTACAACCAGAGCCAGGAATTGCAG ACCAAGCTGGAAGACTGCCGAAATATGATTGCAGATCTGAGGTTAGAACTAAAGAAGGCTAACAACAAGGTGTGTCACACTGAACTGCTGCTTAGCCAAGTTTCTCAAAAG CTTTCCAACAGTGAATCAGTGCAACAGCAGATGGAGTTCTTGAACAGGCAACTTCTGGTTCTTGGAGAGGTCAATGAGTTGTacctggagcagctgcagcacaagcaCACAGACACTACAAAG GAGGTTGAAATGTTGCATGCTGCTTTTCGGAAAGAACTGGAGAAAGCAAAATTGTGTGTTCAACAGCAAAGCCAAAGGCTTGATGCTTCCCAGAAACGGATAGCTGAACTGGAATCTCAGCTTGCTAAAAAGGACCACCTCTTCCTGGAGCAAAAGAAATACCTGGAAGATGTTAAAATCCAAGCAAG aGGTCAGCTGCAAGCCGTAGAAAGTAGGTACAAGGCCCAAAAAAGAATCACTCAGGCATTTGAGCTGGAGATTTTGGATCTGTTTGGCCGTCTGGAGAAGAGCAGCCTACTGAAAAAACTTGAAGATGataaaacagaagcagctgaagcagcagaagaaag GCTGGATTGTGGTAATGAAGATAGTGTGGTAGGATACAGTGAAGAAACAATTGGTAGAAATGGAGAGACCAAACCTCCCAGCACTCGAGGTAGTAGTAGCAGCAGGGGTGGCAGCAGTGGTGAGCTCTCCACCCCAGAAAAACCCCAGAACCAGAGATTCAGCAGTCGCTGGGAGACATCCATGTTGCTGGAGCCCTCGTCTACTGTCCCACTGACTGTAGGTTCACTCCCCAGCTCCAAGAGCTTCCTTGGAATGAAGGCACGAGAATTATTTCGCAACAAGAGTGAGAGCCAGTGTGATGAGGAGGGT